A window of the Astyanax mexicanus isolate ESR-SI-001 chromosome 22, AstMex3_surface, whole genome shotgun sequence genome harbors these coding sequences:
- the LOC125787072 gene encoding uncharacterized protein LOC125787072, producing MDKLGITVSHTSGHHPEANGQVERLNQEIGRLLRHYCHDQQGEWSRFLPWAEYSQNSLRSSSTGLTPFQCVLGYQPLGSRFPWNAERTDAPAVDDWFTHSERAWEQTHARLGLAVRRQKAQADRRRGETPLFNPGDRVWLSTRDLKLRLPCRKLSPRPVIPGPLDDASILSSPPPALDIDGSPAYKVTTIVDSRRRRGHIQYLVDWEGYGPEERSWVSTSDILDPSLITDFHSRRPERPAPRPRGRPPGRTLGAPGVARRGGGYVTPARTAPFFFF from the exons ATGGATAAGTTGGGGATAACTGTCAGTCACACGTCAGGCCATCACCCTGAAGCTAATGGACAAGTGGAAAGGCTCAATCAGGAAATAGGTCGCCTGCTGCGTCATTACTGTCATGACCAACAGGGGGAGTGGTCACGCTTTCTGCCGTGGGCTGAATACTCTCAGAACTCTCTACGTAGCTCATCTACAGGTTTAACTCCTTTCCAGTGTGTTCTAGGTTACCAACCACTAGGTTCTAGGTTCCCTTGGAATGCAGAGAGGACAGACGCTCCTGCTGTTGATGACTGGTTCACACACAGTGAAAGGGCTTGGGAACAGACACACGCACGTCTGGGTTTGGCTGTCAGACGACAAAAAGCACAGGCGGATCGACGTAGAGGTGAAACCCCTTTATTTAACCCGGGTGACAGAGTTTGGCTTTCCACAAGAGACCTCAAGTTGCGCCTGCCCTGTCGTAAACTCAGTCCACG GCCGGTTATTCCTGGTCCACTGGATGATGCCTCCATTCTCTCATCACCACCTCCTGCTCTGGACATCGATGGCAGTCCTGCCTACAAAGTCACCACCATTGTGGATTCACGTCGGAGACGGGGGCACATCCAATATctagtggactgggaggggtacggtcccGAGGAGAGGAGCTGGGTGTCTACATCGGACATACTGGATCCATCTCTCATTACGGATTTCCACTCCCGCAGGCCGGAACGTCCTGCACCCAGACCTCGGGGCCGACCCCCCGGCCGGACTCTTGGCGCTCCTGGAGTAGCGCGTAGGGGAGGGGGTTATGTCACACCTGCCCGcactgcaccttttttttttttttaa